Proteins encoded by one window of Campylobacter concisus:
- the cas6 gene encoding CRISPR system precrRNA processing endoribonuclease RAMP protein Cas6, whose protein sequence is MRYAELRVKFEPSQKPPFFIGSQVRGAFGYALKSVSCINHAHKCDECFANESCLYYDFYEKKNSYHRYRLDFELGAKEYDFGIVLLESACEKLPYIASAAYMMLKKYGLGKDRLSYEKFDMFVNGETCLAEDKISLPKEYVREFSFDGDGGDVRVKFITPLRIKKDNVFLKNDNISLRDILNSIYQRRLSLFGQDHEALACEIKGEITKKDLKYVELTRRSNRQNTTMNFGGLVGSLEIRGVSKECMELLQLGEIIGVGKQTVFGLGKIETEDMNEQI, encoded by the coding sequence ATGAGGTATGCCGAGCTTAGAGTGAAATTTGAGCCGTCACAAAAGCCGCCATTTTTTATCGGCTCGCAGGTGCGAGGAGCCTTTGGATATGCGCTAAAAAGCGTAAGCTGTATAAATCACGCCCATAAGTGCGACGAGTGCTTTGCAAATGAGAGCTGTTTATACTACGACTTTTATGAAAAGAAAAATAGCTACCATAGATATAGGCTGGACTTTGAGCTAGGGGCTAAAGAGTATGACTTTGGCATAGTTTTGCTAGAAAGTGCGTGTGAAAAACTACCATATATCGCCTCTGCGGCATATATGATGCTAAAGAAATATGGCCTTGGCAAAGATAGGCTTAGTTACGAGAAATTTGATATGTTTGTAAACGGCGAGACGTGCTTGGCGGAGGATAAAATAAGCCTACCTAAAGAGTACGTGAGAGAATTTAGCTTTGATGGTGACGGAGGCGATGTCAGGGTCAAATTTATAACTCCGCTTAGGATAAAAAAAGATAATGTTTTTTTAAAAAATGACAATATAAGTCTAAGAGATATACTAAACTCCATCTACCAAAGAAGGCTTAGCCTCTTTGGACAAGATCATGAGGCGCTAGCATGCGAGATAAAGGGCGAGATAACTAAAAAAGACCTAAAATACGTGGAGCTAACTAGGCGTAGCAATAGACAAAACACTACTATGAATTTTGGCGGCTTGGTGGGGTCTTTGGAGATAAGAGGCGTTAGTAAAGAGTGTATGGAGCTACTACAGCTAGGTGAGATAATAGGCGTAGGCAAGCAGACTGTTTTTGGACTAGGGAAAATAGAAACGGAGGATATGAATGAGCAAATTTAG
- the cas1 gene encoding CRISPR-associated endonuclease Cas1, translated as MFNKSLEQIFTKSALSSAFDEISANSLGLDEISYADFKKNFSQNAAHLIHSLINGTYALEPLKKITIPKENHNGVRPIGISSIKDKLIQRVLYSELSPYFDETFLSNSYAYRPHKSTYKAINRASSFINENDCWILKADVKDFFESIDHSKLLQILQKHIKDTKIISLISLFLKTGGFLKRDFKEHKVGVNQGDILSPMLSNIYLDLMDRFINKTTDKFVRYADDFIVCFAEKDEALEFEKKLDDFLKLLNLSLNKEKTKVVNINDGFVFLGVHFFGKNRCVDNDKIQKIISNLHSASKEKSNFIDYIDEINVILLTLKNYYLKIILPNSPQIMQIKEHLIDSLAQKIALYKRNKSINSKKEFTLYLEKIDFGVLFGQNEIKDKITLAITKGYDKYLSQKSYENEPRKINQKRNFYATKIASDSTLHINQIGVYLGLSKNKFTIKQYGKIYKEFPISKISRIIVDSEHISLSSAVIWRCAREKIHIDFIDKHYVPYATLLAYNSTSTQTAHKQAMLLNTPAQLYLATSFVEAKIRNQTNYLKYLNKYHKFLTPNILKLENILVRKLKYVKNTNELMGFEGSATAIYWDGIKSILPLEFEKRITFGAKDIVNSSLNYAYAILYSKVQECLYLAGLSLHISFLHALDSTKPTLVFDMIEQFRTFMVDRVIVSMLNKDEPISLNKEGLLTDASKKLIAQNMKEKLGSYTMWKKESCKCENIIMQECYDLARFINGESKSYRPFVGKF; from the coding sequence ATGTTTAACAAGAGCTTAGAGCAGATTTTTACAAAAAGTGCTTTAAGCTCCGCATTTGACGAAATTTCTGCAAATTCTTTGGGTTTAGACGAGATCTCATATGCAGATTTTAAGAAAAATTTTAGCCAAAACGCAGCTCATCTCATACATTCATTGATAAATGGCACCTATGCGCTAGAGCCACTAAAAAAGATAACCATTCCCAAGGAAAACCACAACGGTGTAAGACCCATAGGCATATCCTCTATAAAAGACAAACTAATTCAAAGGGTTTTATACTCAGAGCTTAGTCCATACTTCGACGAGACATTTTTATCAAATTCCTACGCCTACCGCCCGCACAAATCCACCTACAAAGCCATAAACAGAGCCAGTAGCTTCATAAACGAAAATGACTGTTGGATACTAAAAGCCGACGTAAAAGACTTTTTCGAGTCGATAGACCACTCAAAGCTACTACAAATTTTGCAAAAACATATAAAAGACACAAAGATCATAAGCCTTATCTCTCTCTTTTTAAAAACCGGCGGATTTTTAAAGCGCGACTTCAAAGAGCACAAAGTAGGTGTAAACCAAGGCGATATCCTATCTCCTATGCTATCAAACATCTATCTTGATTTGATGGATAGATTTATAAACAAGACTACGGATAAATTTGTCAGATACGCAGATGACTTTATCGTATGTTTTGCAGAAAAAGACGAAGCTTTAGAATTTGAGAAAAAGCTAGATGACTTTTTAAAACTGCTAAATTTATCTCTCAACAAAGAAAAAACAAAAGTCGTAAACATAAACGACGGTTTTGTCTTCTTAGGCGTTCATTTCTTTGGTAAAAACCGCTGTGTAGATAACGACAAAATTCAAAAGATTATCTCAAATTTACACTCCGCAAGCAAAGAAAAGTCAAATTTCATAGACTATATCGATGAGATAAACGTTATCTTGCTTACGCTTAAAAACTACTATCTAAAGATCATACTGCCAAACTCACCGCAGATAATGCAGATAAAAGAGCATCTTATAGACTCTTTAGCCCAAAAGATCGCCCTATACAAACGAAACAAAAGTATAAATTCAAAAAAAGAGTTCACCCTCTATCTTGAAAAGATCGACTTTGGAGTATTGTTTGGTCAAAACGAGATAAAAGACAAGATAACACTAGCCATAACAAAAGGCTATGACAAATACCTATCTCAAAAAAGCTACGAAAACGAGCCCCGCAAGATAAACCAAAAGAGAAATTTCTACGCCACCAAGATCGCCTCGGATTCTACGCTTCATATCAACCAAATAGGTGTCTATCTAGGCCTTAGCAAAAATAAATTTACCATAAAGCAATACGGCAAAATTTATAAAGAATTTCCCATCTCTAAAATTTCCCGCATCATCGTTGATAGCGAGCATATCTCACTATCTTCTGCAGTGATATGGCGCTGCGCAAGAGAAAAGATCCACATCGATTTCATAGACAAGCACTACGTCCCATACGCTACCTTACTAGCCTACAATAGCACCTCTACACAGACAGCACACAAACAAGCCATGCTCCTCAACACACCAGCCCAGCTATATCTCGCCACCTCTTTTGTCGAGGCAAAGATAAGAAACCAAACCAACTATCTAAAATACCTAAATAAATACCATAAATTTCTAACTCCAAACATCCTAAAACTAGAAAACATCCTTGTAAGAAAGCTAAAATATGTCAAAAACACAAACGAGCTCATGGGATTTGAGGGCTCGGCTACTGCCATTTACTGGGACGGCATAAAGAGCATATTACCGCTAGAATTTGAAAAGCGCATAACATTTGGTGCCAAAGATATCGTAAATTCCTCACTAAATTACGCCTACGCCATACTTTACTCCAAGGTTCAAGAGTGCCTATATCTAGCAGGCCTTAGCCTACATATCTCATTTTTACATGCGCTTGACAGCACAAAGCCGACCCTAGTCTTTGACATGATAGAGCAGTTTAGGACATTTATGGTAGATAGAGTCATAGTCTCGATGCTAAACAAAGATGAGCCCATCTCACTAAACAAAGAAGGGCTTCTCACCGACGCTTCCAAAAAGCTCATAGCCCAAAACATGAAAGAAAAACTCGGCAGCTACACTATGTGGAAAAAGGAGTCATGCAAATGCGAAAACATAATCATGCAAGAGTGCTACGACCTAGCTCGCTTCATAAACGGCGAGAGCAAAAGCTATAGACCTTTTGTAGGGAAATTCTAA
- the csm2 gene encoding type III-A CRISPR-associated protein Csm2 produces the protein MNGYRSAGGNYNAGNKPQADFLPPIVLDYKKNPNLFDETAKSVADLVSARTKATQIRAFYDYIIELEQKSNSEDFGEVLPFVKMLNSKAAYSKSRKYSSDEFVEMINKCVAQVKTKDDLRVFKLFFEAVIGFAKK, from the coding sequence ATGAATGGATATAGAAGTGCCGGCGGCAACTATAATGCCGGTAATAAACCGCAAGCTGACTTTTTACCGCCGATAGTTTTGGACTACAAGAAAAATCCAAATTTGTTTGACGAAACAGCAAAGAGCGTCGCTGATCTAGTCTCTGCTAGAACAAAAGCTACTCAGATAAGAGCATTTTATGACTACATAATCGAGCTAGAGCAAAAGTCAAATAGCGAGGACTTTGGCGAAGTTTTGCCATTTGTAAAGATGCTAAATTCAAAAGCGGCTTACTCTAAGTCAAGAAAATACTCAAGTGATGAATTTGTCGAGATGATAAATAAATGTGTAGCTCAGGTAAAGACAAAAGATGATCTAAGGGTATTTAAACTCTTTTTTGAGGCCGTTATAGGCTTTGCTAAAAAATAA
- the csx20 gene encoding CRISPR-associated protein Csx20, producing the protein MNNKTNMILIFSHELTTTQIDDARKSLGVSDFIKMPKALQDKWSNIPPELSNLGKFIAEFKNFIKTNAKIGDVALVQGDFGATYSIVNFCKKNGIKTIYATTKRTIKESTVGDKVVKNSIFEHVKFREFR; encoded by the coding sequence GTGAATAATAAAACTAATATGATCTTGATCTTTTCTCACGAGCTAACGACAACTCAAATAGATGATGCAAGAAAGAGCCTTGGCGTAAGCGATTTTATAAAAATGCCTAAAGCACTACAAGACAAATGGTCAAACATACCTCCTGAACTATCAAATTTGGGTAAATTTATAGCTGAGTTTAAAAATTTTATAAAAACAAATGCAAAAATAGGCGATGTAGCATTAGTACAAGGCGACTTTGGTGCTACGTATAGCATTGTGAATTTTTGTAAAAAAAATGGCATAAAAACTATTTACGCCACAACAAAAAGAACTATAAAAGAAAGTACGGTGGGTGATAAGGTTGTAAAAAACTCTATTTTTGAGCATGTTAAATTTAGGGAGTTTAGATGA
- the cas2 gene encoding CRISPR-associated endonuclease Cas2 translates to MKFVIAYDIQSDKNRKKLSDILEGIGYRVNFSVFECELNEAKLKKLIKSAKALLNVKTDSLRFYRLCENCVGKSFELCDKKGIFEAQELFV, encoded by the coding sequence ATGAAATTTGTAATAGCCTATGACATACAAAGCGATAAAAATCGCAAAAAGCTCTCAGACATCCTTGAAGGCATCGGCTACCGCGTAAATTTTAGCGTCTTTGAGTGCGAGCTAAATGAAGCCAAGCTCAAAAAACTGATAAAGTCCGCCAAAGCTTTGCTAAATGTCAAAACAGATAGCTTGAGATTTTATAGACTATGCGAAAACTGCGTGGGAAAAAGCTTTGAGCTATGCGATAAAAAAGGTATCTTTGAGGCGCAAGAGCTCTTTGTCTAA
- the cas10 gene encoding type III-A CRISPR-associated protein Cas10/Csm1: MSKFSSYFNDEFVSLEQGYKSIDEILQDRMFLIGGDFYGIQKFIFDNLGSKNAAKVLRAKSAFCELFMMVLAKFICQKLGIDEKCILSCTAGKFEILSPKFDEAVFKEIKGVINAYFIKNFFGVSGVSLSCVECERADFTEPKRYKELRDKISKAVELEKFKKLNLKEQEPVLSYDKGITNQTLCRICNIRKIAHDKDKCEICAAFVRLGEKLAGDSKKINSKDIGIDFMDVDLEISENIRSYVAKNAGSIVDFEDLAKKSRGDNAIAVIKADVDNMGNFIKYSDVTQSFANFDTFSKGINNFFSLYVPRKMKEKFENSYTVFAGGDDLLIVGSYDQMIELAVFVRQEFIKFIKTKDLSISFGIVLAKPSTPISFLAQTSEKWLESSKEMSGKDAISIFGETAKWDSYLSVRSKILSEFEKFNIDNTAFLYRLLELCEMSKKVCEDVKNTMWKSKLSYSFTRNMQGGGEMNELLLMLNNVIENNPKESKMAICEYIYKRRER; encoded by the coding sequence ATGAGCAAATTTAGCAGTTATTTTAATGATGAGTTTGTCTCTTTGGAGCAAGGATACAAGAGCATAGATGAAATATTGCAAGATAGGATGTTTTTAATAGGCGGGGATTTTTACGGGATACAAAAATTTATATTTGACAACCTAGGCTCAAAAAATGCGGCTAAGGTTCTGAGGGCAAAGTCTGCATTCTGCGAGCTTTTCATGATGGTCTTGGCTAAATTTATCTGCCAAAAACTGGGCATAGATGAAAAATGTATCTTATCATGCACGGCTGGTAAATTTGAGATACTATCCCCTAAATTTGATGAAGCTGTTTTTAAAGAGATAAAAGGCGTTATAAATGCTTATTTTATAAAAAATTTCTTTGGCGTTAGCGGTGTTAGCCTATCTTGCGTGGAGTGCGAAAGGGCTGACTTTACGGAGCCTAAGCGATATAAAGAGCTAAGGGATAAGATCAGCAAGGCTGTGGAGCTAGAGAAATTTAAAAAGTTAAATTTAAAAGAGCAAGAACCGGTGCTTTCATACGACAAGGGCATAACAAATCAAACTCTTTGCAGGATCTGCAATATAAGAAAGATAGCTCACGACAAAGATAAATGCGAAATTTGTGCCGCCTTTGTACGTCTTGGCGAAAAGCTAGCTGGCGATAGTAAGAAGATAAATAGCAAAGATATAGGCATAGACTTTATGGATGTGGATCTTGAGATAAGTGAAAATATAAGATCATACGTCGCTAAAAATGCGGGCAGCATAGTGGATTTTGAAGATCTGGCTAAAAAATCACGCGGAGATAATGCGATCGCTGTGATAAAAGCCGACGTGGATAATATGGGGAATTTCATAAAATATAGCGATGTTACGCAAAGCTTTGCAAATTTTGACACATTTTCAAAGGGGATAAATAACTTTTTCTCTTTATATGTGCCAAGAAAGATGAAAGAGAAATTTGAAAATAGCTACACGGTCTTTGCGGGAGGAGATGATCTGCTGATAGTTGGTAGCTATGACCAGATGATAGAGCTTGCCGTTTTTGTAAGGCAAGAGTTTATAAAATTTATAAAGACAAAGGATCTAAGTATCTCTTTTGGTATTGTTTTAGCAAAACCGTCCACGCCGATAAGCTTTCTAGCGCAAACTAGCGAAAAGTGGCTGGAGAGCTCAAAAGAGATGAGTGGAAAAGATGCGATTAGTATCTTTGGAGAGACTGCTAAGTGGGATAGCTATTTGAGCGTCAGAAGTAAAATTTTAAGTGAATTTGAAAAATTTAATATAGACAATACGGCGTTTTTGTATAGGTTGCTCGAGCTTTGCGAGATGAGCAAAAAGGTATGCGAAGACGTAAAAAATACGATGTGGAAATCAAAGCTAAGCTATAGCTTTACTCGAAATATGCAAGGTGGCGGCGAGATGAATGAGCTACTTCTTATGCTAAACAATGTGATAGAAAACAATCCAAAGGAGAGCAAAATGGCTATTTGTGAATACATATATAAAAGGAGAGAACGATGA